In the genome of Gammaproteobacteria bacterium, the window TGCTGCGGTTCAACAGGCGCAACAATGGGGTGCTGAAGCCGTCATCCACTGTGGTGATGTGGTTGCACCGAGCACCCTGAACGTGTTGCAACCACTAGGCCTGCCGGTGCATGTTATTCACGGTAATAATACCGGTGATCTCTATATGATGGCGCGAATCTCTGCCAAAGAGGACAGTGTGATACAATTTTATGGTCAGGATGCGGGTATCAACCTTGCCAACCGGCGCATCTTTATCGTTCATTATCCACACTATGCACGCGCCATGGCAATGACAGGCGAATGGGATATTGTCTGTTGCGGCCATGACCACCGTGCCGATGTGCGTACGATCAAAAATATAAAGAATGAGACTACCCTGCTAGTCAATCCCGGCACCGCTGCCGGGATTGGTGCCAAACCGACCTTTATTATGGCCGATCTGGCAAACATGCGCTTTGATATTCACGACATACCTGTAACCCACTAGATTAATGCTACTTTACGTCTGGCAACACCCATTAAACCTAACAGACCTGAGCCAAACAACCATATCGCAGCAGGCACAGGAACAGCCTCAGGTGCATTAAGGGCAAAGCTGTAATGCGTATCAACCTTATCGAGACTTAAGACAGCGATCTCCTGATTATTTTCCATAAAGATGCCAATACTGGGATTCAAAGGTACGGCATTACCATTAAAAGTATAGCTCATACTGGCACCATTCCAGGCATAGGCGGTCATAGCCGAGGCTGTTACGCCACTGCCGTAGACATAGAGCGGTACATCTAGCCATTCACTCAATAGAGTACCTGCGGCATCCCAGGCCTGTAGTTCCATAAACTCATTATTACCAGAACCATTATCCACATCGCCAATCCAGAAGTAGGTACCCAGAGGCAATAACCCCCCCCCATTAGTCATATTACCAAAATCATAACGAAATTTACCGACAATGAGGGAAGATGGAATAGCCGCTCCTGATGGACGCGACACATCAAAGGTACCACCCGTCCAGGGGCTGGCAGCCGGTGTTGCCCATGCAGCATTGAGTGTTGTAAAACTAGCCGGTGTATAAGTGGGGCCAACCCAGGTAATAAGATCATTAGGTACAGGAATAGGCAGCAACCCAGAGCCTGTGAGCACTACGGCCTGCGTTATCGTTGAACTGGCTAAAAAAGTAACGGCGGTTAGCGTACGAGCGATTGAATGAGTCATGTTGTTTTCCTTTTAATTAATTGATTTAAGAGGGTAAGAGCCATACCACAATCTCCCCGCACTCAAGTGTAGTTCAAATTACAAATCAAAAAAAAACCCTGAAAAAACGTAAAGAAAAACAACAGTTAAATATTCCGATATGTCGGATTTCTTAACAAAACCCATATTGATATAAAAACATAACCTATTGTTTTTATTGAAAATAGAATAAATTAAAGCATGCCGACATGTCGCTATAATTTACACAACATAAAAAACACCCACTAACCCACACAATAAACATACATTTATTTCAAGCACTTATAAAACTGGCATGGGTATTGCTAAGGTACAAGTATCAGGGATTAAATCTGATGAAGACAACATGAATGATTATGGTTAACTCCACAGCACTCATGTAAAAAAGAAGGTAACAATAAGTCGATATAAACTTATACCCCCCGCTTTGCGCGGGGTACTTTATTTACCCTTTGGTATTATTCTCCACCCAACGCTCGCCTCCAGCTAACGTCTCTTTCTTCCAGAAGGGCGCACGATGCTTAAGTTCCTCGATAAGATAACGACTAGCCTCAAACGATGCACCACGATGTGCAGACCAGGTTGCCAATAGTACGATAGTCTCATCCAGTCTGATCGCACCCACCCGATGAACCACTAAGGCATCCAGCAGATCCCATCGAACCATCGCCTCTTGTGCAATCCGTTGCAGGTATTTATCTGTCATCCCCGGATAATGCTCCAGGGTCATCGCTGTGACAGGATCGCCTTCATTAAAATCACGCATGGTGCCAACAAAGACATTAGTCGCACC includes:
- a CDS encoding metallophosphoesterase family protein, whose protein sequence is MKVCIVSDSHDNRTLLLAAVQQAQQWGAEAVIHCGDVVAPSTLNVLQPLGLPVHVIHGNNTGDLYMMARISAKEDSVIQFYGQDAGINLANRRIFIVHYPHYARAMAMTGEWDIVCCGHDHRADVRTIKNIKNETTLLVNPGTAAGIGAKPTFIMADLANMRFDIHDIPVTH
- a CDS encoding molybdenum cofactor biosynthesis protein MoaE, which codes for MKIEITDEPFNPWQLLQQYEQERDEQSSTFGATNVFVGTMRDFNEGDPVTAMTLEHYPGMTDKYLQRIAQEAMVRWDLLDALVVHRVGAIRLDETIVLLATWSAHRGASFEASRYLIEELKHRAPFWKKETLAGGERWVENNTKG